In one Electrophorus electricus isolate fEleEle1 chromosome 21, fEleEle1.pri, whole genome shotgun sequence genomic region, the following are encoded:
- the LOC113568117 gene encoding high choriolytic enzyme 1-like yields the protein MEPRASFSILALLLGLSQALPTTEPQHVDIISRIITINNGSSEMLVEGDILLPETRNSLVCPSNKCFWKKSSNGLVQVPYVVSTDFSSLDMDVITNAMASFRKKTCIRFVPRTVEPDYISIKSLDGCYSAVGKTGGAQVLSLNRNGCVYHGIVEHELNHALGFYHEHTRSDRDNYVIINWQNIDPAMQSNFNKENTNNLNTPYDYSSVMHYGNTAFSINGMDTITPIPDEWVAIGQRVELSTIDVKRIKILYEC from the exons ATGGAGCCCAGAGCCTCTTTCTCCATTCTAGCCCTGCTGCTGGGTCTCTCTCAGGCTCTCCCTACCACAGAACCTCAGCATGTGGACATCATATCACGCATTATCACCATCAACAATG GGTCCAGTGAAATGCTGGTGGAGGGAGACATACTTTTGCCAGAAACCAGGAATTCTTTGGTCTGCCCCAGCAACAAATGCTTTTGGAAGAAGTCCTCCAATGGTTTAGTGCAGGTGCCTTATGTTGTGAGCACTGATTTCT cTTCTTTGGACATGGATGTCATTACCAATGCCATGGCATCATTCCGCAAGAAAACCTGCATTCGCTTTGTTCCCAGAACAGTTGAACCTGACTACATCAGCATCAAAAGCCTAGATGG gtgtTACTCAGCTGTGGGCAAAACAGGTGGTGCTCAGGTGCTCTCTCTCAACAGGAACGGCTGTGTGTACCATGGAATCGTCGAGCACGAGCTCAACCATGCACTCGGTTTCTACCACGAGCATACCAGGAGCGACCGTGACAACTATGTCATAATAAACTGGCAAAACATTGACCCAGCAATGCAGTCCAATTTCAACAAGGAGAACACCAACAATCTGAACACACCATATGACTACAGCTCTGTGATGCACTACGGAAATACGGCTTTCTCCATCAACGGAATGGACACCATAACTCCTATTCCTGATGAATGGGTGGCGATTGGACAGAGAGTTGAACTGTCCACCATTGACGTCAAGAGGATCAAGATTCTGTACGAGTGCTAA
- the LOC113568115 gene encoding high choriolytic enzyme 1, which translates to MEPRASFSILALLLGLSQALPTTEPQYVDITSRIITINNGSSEMLVEGDILLPETRNSLVCPSNKCFWKKSSNGLVQVPYVVSTDFSSLDMDVIKNAMASFRKKTCIRFVPRTVEPDYISIKSRDGCYSAVGKTGGAQVLSLNRNGCVYHGIVEHELNHALGFYHEHTRSDRDNYVRINWQNIDPAMQSNFNKENTNNLNTPYDYSSVMHYGNTAFSINGMDTITPIPDEWVAIGQRVELSTIDVKRIKILYEC; encoded by the exons ATGGAGCCCAGAGCCTCTTTCTCCATTCTAGCCCTGCTGCTGGGTCTCTCCCAGGCTCTCCCTACCACAGAACCTCAGTATGTGGACATCACATCACGCATTATCACCATCAACAACG GGTCCAGTGAAATGCTGGTGGAGGGAGACATACTTTTGCCAGAAACCAGGAATTCTCTGGTCTGCCCCAGCAACAAATGCTTTTGGAAGAAGTCCTCCAATGGTTTAGTGCAGGTGCCTTATGTTGTGAGCACTGATTTCT cTTCTTTGGACATGGATGTAATTAAGAATGCCATGGCATCATTCCGCAAGAAAACCTGCATTCGCTTTGTTCCCAGAACAGTTGAACCTGACTACATCAGCATCAAAAGCCGAGATGG gtgtTACTCAGCTGTGGGCAAAACAGGTGGTGCTCAGGTGCTCTCTCTCAACAGGAACGGCTGTGTGTACCATGGAATCGTCGAGCACGAGCTGAACCATGCACTCGGTTTCTACCACGAGCATACCAGGAGCGACCGTGACAACTATGTCAGGATCAACTGGCAAAACATTGACCCAGCAATGCAGTCCAATTTCAACAAGGAGAACACCAACAATCTGAACACACCATATGACTACAGCTCTGTGATGCACTACGGAAATACGGCTTTCTCCATCAACGGAATGGACACCATAACTCCTATTCCTGATGAATGGGTGGCGATTGGACAGAGAGTTGAACTGTCCACCATTGACGTCAAGAGGATCAAGATTCTGTACGAGTGCTAA